The following DNA comes from Simkania negevensis Z.
AATAAATTAATATTTAAATAATAAAAAATTAAATATATACAACAAAATTAATAAACAAACTTCTACAAACCAGTAAATTACATACCACACTAACCTACAAAAAGTTATATTAAATAACTTATTATAAACACTTTATAATTTAATTTATTTTTATTATCAAAAATATTATAATTATTATAATTACGGAGAGGTTGTGGGAAAAAATGACTATAAAAGACACAATCACCATTCGTCCAATTGGGCAATCTTATCGCGTAGGATTTGACAATGAACTTCATGCTACTAAAACTGAATCACTTAAAGACGCAAACATCTTAAAAGCATTCTACCAACACCTCGAAGGCAAAACCGATGGGCAATTCGCTATCACGCAAATTGGAATGCACAGTAGAGGAGTCACCCCTGTGACTATTCGCGCGGCTGACGGAACACAGAGCATCTTGAATATCAATGTCTTTGATTTCCTAGAGGAGCTAGACTTAAACCTCCTCTGTCACATGACATTTTCAAGTCCTTCAACCTTCGGCAAAAACAGAGAAAAAGCCCTCCAAATAGGAAATTTTCGAGACGGCTTTACCCTTGCTGCCACCTCATACTTTGACCTCACACAACAAAAGGTTTCCGAAGTTCCAAGACAGTGGAATTTCTTTGATCCACAATCACGCATTGTCGTCGATAAGGATCATGTTGTTTTGACGAATCGGGGTCTTTCCCGTTTCGAGAGTCTCTTTTACCGTTTTTTTAACCCCGGTATCTATCAAAAATACTTAACCCAAAACACCGCAACCATTGATGCATACCAAAAATTCCTCGTGCGGGAAGTGGGCTTAGGGAAAGTCGCTCTCATTGAAAAAACATTCGGAATCTCTTTGGAAAAAATGAAATCAGAAGGACATCCTCTTCTCCCTTCTCATGTTCATTATTTCAACACGGGAATAAATTACATTGAAATGAGTGATGTAGAGGCCTTTCAAGAAAAAATCCCAGGCGTTTTGCAAAATTGTAACGAAGGACAAACTGTCATGGACTTCTTCACGCATGGCCAACATGATTTTACGATGCGCGAGATGAGAGGAATGCTTGCACTTTTTCAAAATCCAAAAACTGCTACAATGGGACAGCTCAAGGCACAGTTTGAGGCTGCATTTTTCAACCGCTGCGTGGATGCTGTAATGACTCCTCGCGCAGATTGGGAAGGAGCTTACACAGGACGAAAGTTTAACGCCCCTATTAAAGGGTCATATAACGCCGACGTCGACGATAAAGAAACCTTGCGCTATGAAATTGACATGCAAGAGCTGGCGCAAGTCCACCATGAAATTCTCGATGTAAATCCAAATAGTAATACTATTGCTTTAAGAATTTTCAACGAGTATCTTGTAAAAATTGCAGCTAAAAAACATCTAATGGTCAGCACTGCAGACGGAAGTGACTGGCGTGTAGGCGCAATCATTCCATCTCCTTTTAAAGATAGCTTCGGAGAAACGGTTTGGTACCGTGTAGATCAAGCAGTCGATTCAGCGCATGGAAAGCTCTGGTATGTCTTTAAACCTGCAAATGAAGATGTGTCTGGAGACTTCCCTGTTTTTCGTGCCATGCGTGACACCTGTAGGCAAAGCTACGCTTTAAGAGCAGGACCGACCATTTCTCGAGATGTGGCTCAGCATGCAGGTTATAAGTACAGTAACACCACAGAACTTGAAGACCGTGAGTTCTTCGATCAATACACACTTCCTGTTTGGATGAGTTACCTCTTTGTCGCTGAAAAAGAAAACGATTATAATAAGCAGGTTCAAGCATTAGAAACAGCCTCAACAGAACTGATAGAAGAGTTCTCTTACCGCCTCAGCACCTTGACCTTAACCCCAGTAGAAAAGCAGCAATATCGACAACAAATTCAAAGTTTGCAACAAAATAATGAGACATTTTTTGCAAATTCTCATGACAAAAACTCAACTCAGGATTTTATCAATCAATTAAAAAAGTCTGCTTCGAAAAAAGATCGTATCCTTTACGATAACCTTCTCATTGGGAAACATCCTCCACAAGTTGTTTCTGCAGGAAATAGCTTAGGAGGATTTGACGCACAATTTGATGTTGTCAAACATACGGCTTATCGTCACCGATTACCTATCACACCGATGCACGTCTATTCTCATAGCACTTTAAAAATTCATAATGATGATGATAGAGAATTTACAAGCTTCATGAAAAAACATAAAGACGTCATGAAAACCATGGGTGGAGATCTAGCATTCGATCACATCACTGAAGAAGGAGACATCGTTTCCATGTTTGGAAGAAACCGAACCTTTTTAGGAAATGAGCTAAAAGAAGACTTCCAGTTTAATTTTAGAGTTTTCAAACCCCTTAAAACAAGTCAAAGCCCACAAATCCAGCAGGTAAAAACCCACATTCGCCGGGTTGAAGGGCTCGAAGCAGGAACTGATATCATCTGGAAAAACTACGACGTCGAAAGCTATGAAGCCTATTCCCAACAAAAACGTATCGCCCTATCTCCAATCGATGCATGGCATCGACGAGGGGTAAAGCTAGGTCTCTTCGAAGCATCCGATTCTACTTGGCGTCTTTCACGCTATTTCAAGGGTGTAAGTCCTTACATTTCATGGGAGAATCGCAATAAAAAACTCATTGTAGAACATAAAAAAGGGTTCCGCTTTAACCCTATCCACTGGAGCCACTTACAAACCGAAAGACGACAAGCCCGAAAATCTTCGTAAAGATATTTATACTCAAACAACTAATAATCATATTATTATCATTATTTAATTTTCACAAACTACTTAATGCAAAGCTTATAAATAATAATTAAAAAATAATTTTAAAAATGTTATAATATATATAAATGGAGAGTACAAATGTCACAGATAACTCATATTCCCCCTTCATGAGAAGGGTCTCAAACCAGATTTACAGGCGCATCCCACGATCCAGATCAAAAATACAGGTTTGAGGCGATTTTCCGCCTATTACAAGAAGACCCCTTATTTAACACTCATCAATTTACTATCACTCAAGAAACTGAAGACCCTCTTAATAACAGGTTAATTTACACAATCCAATTCGAGAATGGCGAATCAACACAAATCTCGATTCAAACTGAGGACTTACTCCAAGAACTCAATCTCTCTTATCAAGGCCATTTCCAGTTTCCCGGCACAGAAATGAATTACAAAGAAGCCTTTCGCTTAGGCAATTTCAAGGATGGCTTTACACTCGCTGCTACGGCATACTTTAAACTCACAACTAAAACCATTGCAGAAATCTCACCTCAGTGGAACTATTTTGATCCTCAATCAAGAATCGCTGTTGATGGAAATCATTTAGTTCTAACAAAACGTGGCCTCTCCCGATTCGAACAACTATTTCATAGCATCTTCAATACGACGACTTACCAAGAATATATGGATCAAAACACCACAACCATTAACGCGTACCAAAAATTTCTCAAGCAGGAAGTAGGCTCACACAAAGTCGCTCTCATTGAAAAAACATTTGGAATTTCTTTAGAAAAAATGAAATCAGAAGGACATCCATTACTCCCCATTCACATTTACTATTTTAACATCGGAATGAACGATATAGAAATGAGCGATGCCACAGCTTTAAAGACTAAATTAAGTGGTCTACCACAAAACTCGAACCAAAAAGCCTTAGATTACTTCGCAACCCCAGGTTCAGTCTTTACAATGCGGGAAATCCGAGGAATGCTTTCTTTATTCATAGATACACCTCCCGAAGACGTAACTCTAGCAAACATTGTTAATAAACACAAAAAAATGGGTCTCAATTTCTGCATTGAAGCCGTCATGACCCCTGAAGTATCAAGAGATCGAGCTTTTACAGGGAAAAAGTTTTCAGCTCCTATCATTGGCGCTTACAATGAAGAGATTAAAGATAGAAAAACGCGGCGTCCATGGGTAGATATGCAAGAGCTTGCTCAAGTACAACCCGAAATCCTAAATTTAGCACCAAATGGAGATAAGAAAACTCAAGAGCGGTGTTTTCAGGAATATCTCTGCAAAATTGCAGTGAAAAAGCATCTTATGCGAAGCTCAGCTGATGGATCTGATTGGAGAGTCGATTCTATTCTCCCCTCACCTTTTAAGCACAACGGTCAAACCGTGTGGTATCACGCTGTTCAAGGAGTCGATTCTGCTCATGGGAAACTTTGGTATGTGTTTAAACCTGCAAATCCTGATCATGAAAAAATGTTCCCGGTTTACCGAGTCTTGCGCGATACCTGCCCTTGTCCTTACGCTCAAAGGGGTGGCCCAACAATTAGTCGAGATGTTGCAGAAAATGCCGGCTATAAATACAGCAATGCGACTGAGCAAGAAGATCGGGAGTTTTTTGACCAATACACTCTCCCAGTCTGGATGGGGCATCTTTTCGTAGCACATGAAAATGAAGATCTTAATAAAAAAGTTGCATCTATTCACAAAGCAGGAGAAGAACTGTTATCTGAAATGACACGTCAACATATGTATCGACCTCTCAAACAAGATGAAAGTAATCGACTCAAAGAAAAAACTTTGGAAATTTACGGGATTTTGGCCAAATTAACTCCTGAGACCGCAGACGATCAACTCAAAGAGCTCTTAAAAATGGCAAGTGATAACGATCAAAATCTCTTTCAAAAACTTCAAGCAAAAGAAACGTTCCCTCCTATTGTTTCAGTTGGAACCAGTTTAGGAGGTTTTGACGCTCAGTATGACGTTGTCAAACACACTGCTCTTAGACATCGCATTCCCATCACGAATCTTTCTGTTTATTCTCACAGCACCTTGAAGATCCGTGCAGAAGATGATCAAGTTTTTTCTGAATTCATTATTGAAAACATCAAGCTTTTGAAAGCTCTAGGAGTAAAACTTGAATTAGATCATATCACGGAAAAAGGAGATTTAGTTTCAGTCTTTGGAGAAAATCGAACTTTCTTAGGTGAAAGTTTGCAAAAGCGTTTGGAATCAGAATCGTATAATGCCTATTCCAATATGTTTCCGACCTCGCTCCGTACGTTCACTCCGAACACAACTAGTACAAATGATCAAATTCAAAAAGTGGATACCCACATTCGTCGCGTTGAACATCTCTCTTCACAAGATGTTAATTGGGAAACACAAGATGATACTAGGGAAACAACGGCCTTCGAAGAATTCAGACAATATTGTAAAGAGTCCCAAGAAAAATACCCTCTTGACATGCTTCATGCCGTGGCAAACACTTTGGGAATCTTTAACATTACCGACACAACTTGGAGACTTCATCGCTACTTTTATAGTGGTGATGATCGGATCTTAAGAGAAAACAGGAATGATAAGCTCGTTGTGACACCTCAGGGAGGTCAATTTAAATTTATTCCCCCAAGACATTTAAAAGTGGAGCATCGTCCTTATTACAACCCCATGCCCGGGGTTCTTCGAGAACATTTCAATCTTGGGGACCAACAGAGCGAATAGTAAACTCTAACCCATATTATGGAAAACGACGTCGACGTCATCTAGATCTTCCAAAAATTCGATGAGCTCGAGATTTGCTTTTTGGTCTTCTTCCGAGCATTCAACAGTGGTTTTTGGAATCATTTCCAAACTCGCTTCCGAGCATGTGATTCCCTGTTCTTCGAGCTTCTCTTTCACTTCATAAAGTTGCTCTACAGAAGTAATCACCAGGTAAAGCTCGTCATCCATGTCAAAGTCTTCAGCTCCCGCTTCGGTTACTTGCAGGAAAAGAGTTTCTTCATCTCCTTGATCCTTCCCAATCTGGATCACCCCTTTTCGATCAAAATTATAGGAAACCGATCCTGGAGAGGCAATCGTTCCCCCTTTCTTATTCGTCGCAATGCGCATGTCTGATGCCGTTCGATTTTTATTATCCGTCATCGCATCCACAATGATCCCTACACCCCCATGACCATAAAGTTCATAAGTGAGTTCACTGAAATCAGATTGATCATTGCTAGAAGCTTTTTTGATATTCCGTTCGATATTTTCCGCGGGAACATTCGCAATTCTTGCTTTTTGCAAAGCAATACGGAGCTTAGTGTTTGATTTGGGATCGGGCCCTCCCTGCTTCACTGAGCTGATAATTTCTTTAGCGATGCGGGAAAAGACCTTTCCTTTTTTTGCATCTGCGCGTCCTTTCTTATGCTTGATGTTTGCCCATTTACTATGTCCGGCCATTTTTACTTCCTATATGAACTTTTGCATCATGATTTTGTCGTAATAAGTCCCATCAGGATCTTTGAGATATTTTGGATGGCAACCGTAACGCTTAAATCCTAACCGCTCATAAAGCTTAATGGCAGGATTGTTTTCATAGACCTCGAGGTGGAGAAGTTCGATATGAAACATTTCTTTCGCCCGCTTTTCGAGAGCTTTGACTAGCATTGTACCAATCCCCTGTCCTCGGTATTCCTTGCCAACGATAATCACAAAAAGACACTGATGCTTTAGTTTTTCAATCGGTTGAATGTAGAGGTTGGCACATCCTGCAGGCTTCTTTTTGTAAAGAGCGGTAATCGACATCTTCCCTTCAATGTATTGCTTCCAGTAACGGATCGAGTCTTCGACTTCTCGCTTATCAAACATAGGGAAACCTTTCAAAACCTCTTTATCTGTGAGCCACTCTTCAATGAAAGGTAAGTCATCGACAATCGATTCGCGAATTTGAACAACAGGTTTTTTAACCATTCGTGAATCCCTCCAGCTCAACTTCCATGATCACGCGGGCCAAATAGGAACCATCTTCTAGCTTTACAAAATGATCTTGGCGCACAATCTCTCGATAGCCCACTTTCTTAAGTAGCGAAAGCGAGGGGGACCCTTCATACGTTTCCAGGTGAACTTTTTCGAAGCGAAAATAGGTTTTGGCTAAGTGAGTTGCATTTTTCACGATAGAAGTCCCCACTCCCTGCCTTTTATGCTCAGGATCAACAACAAAGTAGAGAAGACAGTGATGAATGAGCTTTCTGTAAGGCATTAAAAATAACGTAGCAATCCCCACAGGTTTTCCCTTGTAATCGGCTGTTAAGCTCGCTCCAAAGCGGGAAAAACCTATCCAGTTTTTCGTCATATCGTCAATATCTTTTTCCGACGAGACCGGATACCATTTGACCGATTCTGGATGACTCACCCACTGCTTCAAGTATTCTAAATCTTCTACTTTAGAATACCGAATATCATATTCGGGACTGTCTGGGATCAGGTTCATCCAAACTCCTTGAGATACGCATTAACAAAACCATCAAGCTCACCATCCATTACTTCTTGGATGTTTCCTTCTTCGTACTTGGTTCGGGTATCTTTTACAAGTGTATAAGGCTGAAAAACGTAATTTCTAATCTGTGATCCCCATGCAATTTCTTTCTTTTCGCCTCCTATTTCCTTAATAGAGGCTTCTCGTTCTAATATCTCTTTTTCATAGAGCTTTGAACGAAGCATTTTAAAACACGTTTCCTTATTCTGCAACTGACTCCGCTCACCTTGACAACTGACAACAATCCCTGTTTTCAAATGGGTGATGCGAACCGCAGAATCGGTTGTATTGACGTGTTGCCCTCCAGCACCAGAGGAACGAAACGTATCGACTCGGATATCTTCAGGGCGAATTTCTATTTCAATATCATCTTCAATTTCAGGAGAAACATCGACCGAAGCAAAGCTCGTGTGACGACGTGCATTGCTATCAAATGGAGAGATCCGCACAAGACGGTGAACCCCTTTTTCTGCTTTGCAATAGCCATATGCAAATGGGCCAACAATTCGGAGTGTCACATTTTTGATTCCAGCAACTTCACCGCTTAATAGATCAACGGTTTCGACTTTCCACCCTCTTTTTGACGCCCACCGTTGATACATACGCATGAGCATTGAAGCCCAATCGCAAGATTCAGTTCCACCTGCTCCAGCATTAATCGTGAGGTAGCAGTCTTTTGCATCGAGTTTCCCCGATAACATTTTCTTCACTTCGAGGTCTTCTAACTTCTCTTCGATCTTCTTGAGTTCATCGACAAGTTCCTTATAGAGGTCGGCATCTTCCTCCTCCTCTACTTCCAGGAGCAGACTTTCACAGTCTTCAAAACGACGACGGATATCTTTTGCAGGAACGGTCCAAGCTTTGAGGTTATTACACTCAGAAATGACTTTTTGAGCGCTTTCATTATCCGACCAAAAATCGGACTTCTCCATTTGGGTTTCTAG
Coding sequences within:
- a CDS encoding GNAT family N-acetyltransferase; this translates as MNLIPDSPEYDIRYSKVEDLEYLKQWVSHPESVKWYPVSSEKDIDDMTKNWIGFSRFGASLTADYKGKPVGIATLFLMPYRKLIHHCLLYFVVDPEHKRQGVGTSIVKNATHLAKTYFRFEKVHLETYEGSPSLSLLKKVGYREIVRQDHFVKLEDGSYLARVIMEVELEGFTNG
- a CDS encoding YebC/PmpR family DNA-binding transcriptional regulator gives rise to the protein MAGHSKWANIKHKKGRADAKKGKVFSRIAKEIISSVKQGGPDPKSNTKLRIALQKARIANVPAENIERNIKKASSNDQSDFSELTYELYGHGGVGIIVDAMTDNKNRTASDMRIATNKKGGTIASPGSVSYNFDRKGVIQIGKDQGDEETLFLQVTEAGAEDFDMDDELYLVITSVEQLYEVKEKLEEQGITCSEASLEMIPKTTVECSEEDQKANLELIEFLEDLDDVDVVFHNMG
- a CDS encoding GNAT family N-acetyltransferase, yielding MVKKPVVQIRESIVDDLPFIEEWLTDKEVLKGFPMFDKREVEDSIRYWKQYIEGKMSITALYKKKPAGCANLYIQPIEKLKHQCLFVIIVGKEYRGQGIGTMLVKALEKRAKEMFHIELLHLEVYENNPAIKLYERLGFKRYGCHPKYLKDPDGTYYDKIMMQKFI
- the prfB gene encoding peptide chain release factor 2 (programmed frameshift); the encoded protein is MNEETRTKVKVIKDRLLQMWRFLDIEGKNSQVAALETQMEKSDFWSDNESAQKVISECNNLKAWTVPAKDIRRRFEDCESLLLEVEEEEDADLYKELVDELKKIEEKLEDLEVKKMLSGKLDAKDCYLTINAGAGGTESCDWASMLMRMYQRWASKRGWKVETVDLLSGEVAGIKNVTLRIVGPFAYGYCKAEKGVHRLVRISPFDSNARRHTSFASVDVSPEIEDDIEIEIRPEDIRVDTFRSSGAGGQHVNTTDSAVRITHLKTGIVVSCQGERSQLQNKETCFKMLRSKLYEKEILEREASIKEIGGEKKEIAWGSQIRNYVFQPYTLVKDTRTKYEEGNIQEVMDGELDGFVNAYLKEFG